One segment of Tamlana crocina DNA contains the following:
- a CDS encoding LamG domain-containing protein yields MNILNSLKKVAFVLPLLVLFFAVSCANDDDATAQNFNIAQLEGRIAEAEDLIATSVEGINAGDYQPGSKDALQDVVNWIYKRIESSKSQADIDDAVIKLNAAIDKFKGSTVSVAVPWIQHGNGSGIKLSDNLKQVLFGASTIELQVYIVDLNAFSGTGLNNLLSSEALPNNGMTARYFGDGSLQLVAGTASGWVVAGADPGTLKSGEWLDIAYTNSGSGQKFYVNGTLVATIDGTPAATDVPYIIGNGPTWVDRSSNVVVKEVKVWNSELDQGTILANIGASVDGTESGLEAYFPLGSNLGSSFSDVVGNSTATLEGAVEWVSEPPVIVLNYDNINAAIQELTDFRATVVEGDMDGDYPIGTLDYIDSLLEGANGVLESETRQTALDDAAVNLSAQIDLINANLVGPAEGIYIDSEDPNAVGFRMTPNYTPTGDYTYEFDLKIKTLELPTFGWGDIFGNNTLGLRLNGYQELSEENLLNAGGGWNFTYIEAIANYTGPTYPALTIKSGTWQHIAIVHDDTARTTAIYVDGEMVSLQEDIGVPLNSVWGETWIGNAFGAKINGYVKDFRRWDEVRSVGQLDADIDGTEPNLQTYFPLDRVKGIQFSDETGNYNGEMRGIVWNN; encoded by the coding sequence ATGAATATATTAAACAGTTTAAAAAAAGTAGCATTTGTGTTACCGTTGCTAGTTCTGTTCTTTGCAGTATCCTGCGCCAATGACGATGATGCAACTGCGCAGAATTTTAATATTGCACAGCTAGAAGGAAGAATAGCTGAGGCTGAAGACTTAATAGCAACAAGTGTTGAAGGTATTAATGCAGGAGATTATCAACCAGGGTCAAAAGATGCGCTTCAAGACGTAGTTAACTGGATTTATAAACGTATTGAAAGTTCTAAATCTCAAGCAGATATTGATGACGCTGTTATTAAACTAAATGCGGCTATTGATAAGTTTAAGGGAAGTACAGTTTCGGTAGCTGTACCATGGATCCAACATGGAAATGGATCTGGAATAAAGCTATCAGACAATCTTAAGCAAGTTTTATTTGGAGCTTCAACGATAGAGCTACAGGTGTATATTGTAGACTTGAATGCTTTTAGTGGAACTGGACTTAATAATTTACTTTCATCAGAAGCACTTCCTAATAATGGAATGACTGCAAGATATTTTGGTGATGGTTCCTTACAATTGGTTGCAGGAACTGCCTCTGGTTGGGTAGTGGCTGGAGCAGATCCAGGAACTCTTAAGTCTGGAGAATGGCTGGATATTGCTTATACCAATTCAGGTTCAGGACAAAAGTTCTATGTTAACGGTACTTTGGTGGCTACTATAGATGGTACACCTGCGGCAACAGATGTACCTTACATAATTGGTAATGGGCCTACTTGGGTTGATCGTTCCAGTAATGTTGTAGTAAAAGAGGTTAAAGTTTGGAATTCAGAATTAGATCAAGGAACAATACTAGCCAATATCGGCGCAAGCGTTGATGGCACAGAGTCTGGTCTAGAGGCTTATTTTCCACTAGGGTCTAATTTAGGGTCATCTTTCTCTGATGTCGTTGGTAACTCAACCGCAACTCTTGAGGGAGCTGTAGAATGGGTCTCAGAGCCACCGGTAATTGTACTTAACTATGATAATATTAATGCTGCTATACAAGAATTAACAGATTTTAGGGCTACGGTTGTTGAGGGTGATATGGATGGTGACTACCCAATTGGTACCTTAGATTATATTGATAGCTTACTCGAAGGTGCTAATGGTGTACTAGAGAGTGAAACGAGACAAACAGCCTTAGATGATGCAGCTGTTAACTTATCTGCGCAGATTGATTTAATAAATGCTAACTTGGTAGGGCCAGCAGAGGGAATATATATTGATAGTGAAGACCCTAATGCGGTAGGATTTAGAATGACACCTAATTACACACCTACGGGAGATTATACCTATGAGTTTGACTTAAAGATTAAAACTTTGGAGTTACCTACATTTGGTTGGGGAGATATTTTTGGTAACAATACTTTAGGTTTAAGGCTTAATGGATACCAAGAGTTGTCTGAAGAAAACCTACTCAATGCTGGAGGAGGTTGGAATTTCACATATATTGAAGCTATAGCAAATTATACCGGTCCTACATATCCTGCTTTAACAATAAAATCTGGTACTTGGCAGCATATAGCCATAGTTCATGACGATACAGCTAGAACCACAGCGATTTATGTTGATGGGGAAATGGTTTCGCTACAGGAAGATATTGGTGTGCCTCTGAATTCTGTTTGGGGAGAAACATGGATAGGTAATGCTTTTGGAGCTAAAATAAATGGCTATGTTAAAGATTTTAGAAGGTGGGATGAAGTGCGTTCTGTTGGTCAACTTGATGCAGATATTGATGGTACAGAACCTAATTTACAAACATATTTCCCATTAGATAGAGTTAAAGGTATCCAGTTTAGTGATGAAACAGGAAACTATAACGGAGAAATGCGCGGTATAGTTTGGAATAATTAA
- a CDS encoding IS256 family transposase, which produces MKKEDFLNDDFLKQFKTGDELTSFLKSIQKRGIEKMLEGELDAHLDYERHQQSDNSNTRNGYASKKIKTALGETNIKVPRDREASFNPMLVPKRTNMVDGIENVIISLYAKGMSNSDIEEQIREVYDFDVSTSTISRITDKVTNDIVAWQNRPLEPVYLITWMDGIVFKVRENSKVINKTMYIAVGLRRDGKKEVLGLWLGKNESATFWMSVLTDMKARGVQDLLITATDNLNGFTDTIKNVFPESKTQICVVHQIRNACRYVVWKDKKEFTKDMKSIYDAPTKSAAKAALEDFAQKWEHKYSYAIKSWRDNWEELTAFYEFPLEIRKIIYTTNLIENLNGKIRKYTKNKLSFPTDEAVMKSTFLAIREATKKWSMPIRNWGIILNQFLTIFEKRVRL; this is translated from the coding sequence ATGAAGAAAGAAGATTTTCTAAACGACGACTTTTTAAAACAGTTCAAAACAGGAGACGAACTAACCTCCTTTCTAAAATCCATCCAAAAGCGGGGCATTGAAAAGATGCTTGAAGGCGAGCTTGATGCGCATCTGGATTATGAAAGGCACCAACAATCCGATAACAGCAATACCCGTAACGGTTACGCTTCCAAAAAGATAAAAACGGCATTGGGCGAGACCAATATTAAAGTTCCCAGAGACCGAGAAGCCTCTTTTAACCCCATGCTCGTCCCTAAACGCACCAACATGGTCGATGGCATAGAAAATGTGATTATCAGCCTTTATGCTAAGGGCATGAGTAATTCCGATATCGAAGAACAGATCCGTGAAGTCTACGATTTTGATGTATCCACATCCACCATATCCCGCATCACGGATAAAGTTACCAATGATATTGTTGCCTGGCAGAACAGGCCATTGGAGCCCGTATATTTAATTACTTGGATGGATGGCATTGTATTTAAGGTTCGGGAGAACTCCAAAGTCATTAACAAAACCATGTACATTGCCGTAGGACTACGTAGAGACGGTAAAAAGGAAGTCCTAGGGCTTTGGCTGGGTAAGAATGAATCGGCGACCTTTTGGATGAGTGTACTAACCGATATGAAAGCCAGAGGCGTTCAGGATTTGCTTATCACGGCCACAGATAATCTTAACGGTTTTACCGACACCATTAAAAACGTTTTTCCTGAATCCAAGACCCAAATCTGTGTGGTGCATCAAATTAGAAATGCTTGTCGCTATGTGGTTTGGAAGGACAAGAAGGAGTTTACAAAGGATATGAAAAGCATCTATGATGCACCTACCAAAAGCGCAGCAAAAGCCGCTCTGGAGGACTTTGCCCAGAAATGGGAACACAAGTACTCTTACGCTATTAAAAGCTGGAGGGACAACTGGGAAGAACTTACAGCTTTCTATGAATTCCCTTTAGAAATCAGAAAAATCATTTACACTACGAACCTTATTGAAAACCTTAATGGAAAAATCAGAAAATACACTAAAAACAAACTCTCATTCCCAACAGATGAAGCTGTTATGAAATCCACTTTTTTAGCCATTAGAGAGGCTACCAAGAAATGGTCGATGCCCATTAGGAACTGGGGCATTATTTTAAACCAGTTTTTGACTATATTTGAAAAAAGGGTCCGGCTTTAA
- a CDS encoding SusD/RagB family nutrient-binding outer membrane lipoprotein — protein MLLTGVFFIAVSCTENFEEINTNPNAVTAPQPELLFNRIVTTPVFDYQRNVNLYADFYAQYWANTVSGFESGRYEYVDGWAFTGWNAFFVDGLANIKSLQSIYGDDPFYNNLMQVLEIWEVSEWARMLAYYGDLPYFDIGFGSKVPYNTERDIYYDLFDRLNKAVSTIDASDANQYIMPSASDLIYGWDLDKWKRFGNSMRLRLAMRISNVDPAKAQAEAVAAINGGVMQSNDDVAHIPAWVNGFYDYLRNMAILWDNIRCSKTFTDLMYSQTSMEDPRARIWFGYKESSPMFGSERLEGVENGYNILPADANDFATMNENTTYIGFTGNDAEIDHYQPVMLYTEVVFLKAEAALRGWTGGDPTTLMQEGVRASMEFVGVDPAAATAYINEVPVLSGSNEEQLKQLITQKYIANFPNGREAWVDFRRTDYPDLTLPIDGVSSAASVAQGTYVKRIRYPDNAFNTESEMLPTDQNTINTNRMDNKLWWDVADTKTKSNGLMNSNF, from the coding sequence ATGCTATTAACTGGCGTGTTTTTTATAGCAGTCAGTTGTACAGAGAATTTTGAGGAAATTAACACGAATCCCAACGCGGTTACTGCCCCTCAACCAGAACTATTATTTAACAGAATTGTTACTACGCCAGTTTTTGATTATCAACGTAACGTAAATTTATATGCAGATTTTTATGCACAATACTGGGCTAATACGGTATCTGGTTTTGAGTCTGGTAGGTACGAGTATGTAGATGGATGGGCTTTTACGGGATGGAATGCATTTTTTGTAGATGGTTTGGCTAACATCAAATCACTTCAAAGCATATATGGTGATGATCCATTTTATAACAATTTAATGCAAGTTTTAGAAATTTGGGAAGTTTCAGAATGGGCTCGAATGTTGGCCTACTATGGTGATTTACCATACTTCGACATTGGCTTTGGGTCAAAAGTGCCTTACAACACTGAACGTGATATTTATTATGATTTGTTTGACAGACTAAACAAGGCAGTAAGCACTATCGATGCTTCTGATGCTAACCAGTATATTATGCCAAGTGCTAGCGATTTGATTTATGGTTGGGATTTAGATAAGTGGAAACGTTTTGGAAATTCTATGCGCTTACGATTAGCTATGAGAATATCCAACGTAGATCCAGCAAAAGCACAAGCAGAAGCAGTAGCTGCTATTAATGGTGGGGTAATGCAAAGTAATGATGATGTAGCACATATACCAGCTTGGGTAAATGGCTTTTATGATTATTTGCGTAATATGGCTATTTTATGGGATAATATTAGGTGTTCTAAAACATTTACTGATTTGATGTACTCTCAAACATCCATGGAAGATCCTAGGGCAAGAATTTGGTTTGGCTACAAAGAAAGCTCACCAATGTTTGGCAGTGAACGTCTTGAAGGTGTTGAAAATGGATATAATATATTACCTGCAGACGCTAATGATTTTGCAACAATGAATGAGAATACCACATATATTGGTTTTACAGGTAACGATGCTGAAATAGACCATTATCAACCCGTAATGCTTTATACTGAAGTAGTATTTTTAAAAGCTGAAGCCGCATTAAGAGGATGGACAGGAGGAGACCCTACAACCTTAATGCAAGAAGGTGTTAGAGCGTCTATGGAATTTGTTGGTGTAGATCCTGCCGCGGCTACTGCATACATTAATGAAGTACCTGTGTTGTCTGGTTCAAATGAAGAACAATTAAAGCAACTGATAACCCAGAAATACATAGCAAACTTCCCTAATGGACGAGAAGCTTGGGTAGATTTTAGACGTACAGATTACCCAGACCTAACTTTGCCTATTGATGGTGTAAGTAGTGCTGCTTCCGTAGCACAAGGCACTTACGTGAAACGCATTAGATATCCAGATAATGCATTTAACACAGAATCAGAAATGTTGCCAACAGACCAAAATACAATTAATACAAACCGTATGGATAACAAGTTATGGTGGGATGTTGCAGATACAAAAACAAAATCTAATGGTTTGATGAATAGTAATTTTTAA
- a CDS encoding peptide-N-glycosidase F-related protein: MIKKNKVINTELLKRALKISVYLPCVLVFSFCCSGNTADGTNIPEKPKNPQQDFKTLNYKTFSKTRIAFGIGLSQSKIATFTLNEDNTSVKAVKMFIQLDCPNAGCNIWDVYANISVKDKKTKQWFELGRYITPYGVDTSQLTRGIEIDVTDFKSLLEGQVELRAFIETWGDDGWNLSVDFDFEEGIPDFPYYAVSEVLAYNSSSLGGVPYGSSSAGFDLSKTITVPSNAFSTHLRTIISGWGHATPADSDGRGCSEWCFRTHQIKIDNETKFTHELKPIGCGSNKIKSQRGNWAPDRAGWCPGMAVPVRIDEFDKSNSNVTFNFEYDFEDWVSDGGTQSGQTGAFYAISTYVVVKDTIPKSV; encoded by the coding sequence ATGATAAAGAAGAATAAAGTCATTAATACAGAATTATTAAAAAGAGCATTAAAAATTTCAGTTTATTTACCGTGTGTTTTAGTATTTAGTTTTTGCTGTAGTGGTAATACTGCGGATGGTACAAATATCCCAGAGAAACCTAAGAATCCTCAACAAGACTTCAAAACCTTAAATTATAAAACATTTAGCAAAACCAGAATAGCATTTGGAATAGGTCTTAGCCAAAGTAAAATAGCAACTTTTACTTTAAATGAAGATAATACTAGTGTTAAGGCTGTGAAAATGTTTATACAATTAGATTGCCCAAATGCAGGGTGCAATATTTGGGATGTTTATGCCAATATTAGTGTCAAGGATAAAAAAACTAAACAGTGGTTTGAGTTGGGGAGATACATTACACCTTATGGAGTAGATACCTCACAATTAACACGCGGTATTGAAATAGATGTTACCGATTTTAAATCTCTTCTAGAAGGTCAGGTAGAACTTCGTGCATTTATTGAGACTTGGGGGGATGACGGCTGGAATTTATCGGTTGATTTTGATTTTGAAGAAGGCATTCCAGATTTTCCCTATTACGCCGTCTCAGAAGTTCTTGCTTATAACAGTTCTTCTTTAGGAGGAGTTCCATACGGTAGTAGTTCCGCAGGCTTTGATTTATCCAAAACAATTACTGTTCCTAGTAATGCATTTAGTACACATTTAAGAACTATAATAAGTGGTTGGGGACATGCAACTCCAGCCGATAGCGATGGTAGAGGTTGTTCTGAGTGGTGTTTTAGAACGCATCAAATTAAAATTGATAATGAAACTAAGTTTACGCACGAGCTTAAACCAATAGGGTGTGGTAGTAACAAAATAAAATCGCAACGTGGTAATTGGGCGCCAGATAGAGCCGGTTGGTGTCCGGGAATGGCAGTGCCAGTTAGGATTGATGAGTTTGATAAATCAAATTCTAATGTAACATTTAATTTTGAATATGATTTTGAAGATTGGGTGTCTGATGGGGGTACGCAATCTGGACAAACAGGGGCTTTCTATGCAATTTCTACTTATGTTGTGGTAAAAGACACTATCCCGAAAAGTGTGTAA
- a CDS encoding glycosyl hydrolase-related protein, which translates to MKTTYHNVMQHLFLKLSIVLTTCLSYAYTLPNILYHGGGTSVSHIQELNTNYRLHQICKDDIEGYKEMLSGSEFFLYPSLREDMNVSMIARATTGKMGFEFLTGEVPENYQKDSVNFFFLSDIDFNLRESFDIFVNDQHLLTFNSNKDGSLSVTENPGNGNAEYILVRRDANGDGLGAFRLSVPTSKITKGESAKIKVIGRKKNSNCWFMIFKGTDVVGRINKSVTEEMAFSIKQKDNVMYVDAPAHFAGKSIQLISDGKKSKLKTFKGQGELAKASFQINAPKHSFEVIYNNETITVTFEKGDGSGMKTDIVGSFLYHHMTNYNPYWTASLAKLYKPEFFDTYDNFFDKKYEKGLVSIMNSSHQDIAWVDRPSVCIILRDTLLLAPVLKDAFIRDDYGFDIEDGLMLREYIDRHPGSEAQITELLNRKLVSVGATYNCPYEDMYDAEDQIRQLYLGKKWVKKTFGGYDSKVYWNVDVPGKTMQLPQILKKAGVDYMVISRHAKGMFHWASPDGSSVFTYSPGHYGNDLLYLTRDMNSKMKYGAEQVLWWENSFEDGKIHTPLLSSQDMLPAIDYSDYIDTWNTFEKVKDSDREEIEVNLPKMELMTVDEYLPLAEKHATKVDTIMGERPNVWVYIHGPGHHDALTASREASKLLPSAEKFLSIANKLDPVKAPYPFKAFDEAWQAKIYPDHGWGGHDGDVTDNLFKENLVKSRTMGQNLLNEGLDIIASKIKKNEKLGIPIVLFNSLSWERTDPVTTTLQFPKGYKNGITIVNKDKKIIPSQITNAKYHDDGSLKTADVTFVAENLPSIGYTTYYIQNKKTTFTNNDGATASSYENPYYRINFEKGGMTSVFDKELNKELFDNSVFKTGDVFTMQSVGNGAGEFGDVQQPTMVNYDQVSTHNPEWEIIENGPVYTKYRLEQPIKHAIVRQDVTLYHNLKRIYFDTTLRNWSGELYREFRTAFPVNMENPEIAHEVPFGTVRVGKDEIETAGERYTPLCKDVHPRAIIDWISATDEEVAITLSSSVAAADWIDPTGKTDNNILQHLLLASRTSCHWEGNEYSQGGNHDFHNVLTSTKAGSVLGQKIAKQKNEPIQVVVNPITTSKPYLSENLSFFSIDAENIIITTIKKAEDSEDLIARMYNVEGSTETVNVSSYFDIKSYHHTNIIEENPVPVASQLEIGKYAIETYSLKVD; encoded by the coding sequence ATGAAGACCACGTATCACAATGTAATGCAACATTTATTTTTAAAATTAAGTATTGTATTAACAACATGCTTATCCTATGCCTACACATTACCCAACATACTATATCACGGTGGCGGTACAAGTGTAAGTCACATTCAAGAGCTAAATACCAATTACCGTTTGCATCAAATTTGTAAAGATGATATTGAAGGTTACAAAGAAATGCTTTCAGGTTCGGAATTTTTCCTATACCCATCGCTTCGGGAAGACATGAATGTTTCTATGATTGCAAGAGCCACAACTGGAAAAATGGGCTTTGAGTTTTTAACAGGAGAAGTTCCTGAAAACTATCAAAAAGATAGTGTCAACTTCTTTTTCTTAAGCGACATAGATTTTAATTTAAGAGAATCGTTTGACATTTTTGTAAACGACCAACACCTGCTCACCTTCAATTCCAACAAGGATGGTTCACTCTCAGTTACCGAAAATCCAGGTAATGGTAATGCTGAATACATTTTAGTTAGGCGTGATGCCAATGGAGATGGTCTCGGGGCTTTTAGATTGTCTGTGCCTACTTCCAAAATCACAAAAGGAGAAAGTGCCAAAATTAAAGTGATAGGGCGCAAAAAAAATTCCAACTGCTGGTTTATGATTTTTAAAGGTACTGATGTGGTGGGGCGCATTAACAAATCAGTTACAGAAGAAATGGCCTTTAGCATCAAACAGAAAGATAATGTAATGTATGTAGATGCACCTGCGCATTTTGCTGGCAAATCCATTCAATTAATTTCCGACGGAAAAAAGAGTAAACTAAAAACGTTTAAAGGCCAAGGCGAACTAGCAAAAGCGTCTTTCCAAATTAATGCTCCTAAACATAGTTTTGAGGTTATTTACAACAATGAAACCATAACAGTAACTTTTGAAAAAGGCGACGGTTCTGGTATGAAAACCGACATTGTTGGTTCATTTTTATACCATCATATGACCAATTATAATCCCTATTGGACCGCCTCTTTAGCCAAACTTTACAAACCAGAATTCTTTGATACCTACGATAATTTCTTCGATAAAAAATACGAAAAAGGTTTAGTATCCATCATGAATTCCAGCCACCAAGATATTGCTTGGGTAGATAGACCTTCGGTTTGTATTATTTTAAGAGATACGTTGCTATTAGCACCCGTTTTAAAGGATGCTTTTATACGCGACGATTATGGTTTTGATATTGAAGATGGTTTAATGTTACGCGAATACATAGACCGCCACCCAGGGTCTGAGGCACAAATTACAGAATTGCTCAATAGAAAATTAGTATCCGTTGGCGCTACCTACAACTGCCCTTACGAAGATATGTACGATGCCGAAGACCAGATAAGGCAATTGTATTTAGGTAAAAAATGGGTAAAAAAGACCTTTGGTGGATACGACTCTAAAGTATACTGGAATGTGGATGTGCCCGGTAAAACCATGCAGTTACCACAAATACTTAAAAAGGCAGGTGTAGATTATATGGTAATTAGTAGGCATGCCAAAGGCATGTTCCATTGGGCGAGCCCTGATGGTAGTTCTGTGTTTACCTACTCCCCTGGCCACTACGGAAACGATTTATTGTATCTCACAAGAGATATGAACAGTAAAATGAAATACGGTGCGGAGCAAGTATTGTGGTGGGAAAACAGTTTTGAAGATGGTAAAATACACACTCCGCTTTTGTCGAGCCAAGACATGTTACCAGCCATTGATTATTCAGATTATATTGATACTTGGAACACTTTTGAAAAAGTAAAGGATAGCGACAGAGAAGAGATTGAAGTGAATTTACCAAAAATGGAACTCATGACAGTTGATGAGTATCTACCACTTGCCGAAAAACATGCCACCAAAGTAGATACCATTATGGGAGAGCGCCCCAATGTATGGGTGTATATTCACGGGCCTGGGCATCATGATGCGTTAACTGCTAGCAGGGAAGCCTCTAAACTATTGCCATCTGCAGAAAAGTTTTTATCTATTGCCAATAAACTCGACCCTGTTAAAGCACCTTATCCATTTAAGGCTTTTGATGAAGCGTGGCAAGCCAAGATTTATCCAGACCACGGCTGGGGCGGACACGATGGCGACGTTACTGATAATCTGTTTAAAGAAAATCTAGTAAAATCCAGAACCATGGGGCAAAACCTTTTAAATGAAGGCTTGGATATCATTGCATCCAAAATCAAAAAAAATGAAAAATTAGGAATACCTATTGTCCTTTTTAACAGTTTGTCTTGGGAAAGAACAGACCCGGTAACTACTACTCTTCAATTTCCAAAAGGCTATAAAAATGGTATTACAATAGTAAATAAAGACAAAAAAATAATCCCATCACAAATTACCAATGCCAAATATCATGATGATGGAAGCCTAAAAACCGCCGATGTAACCTTTGTTGCAGAAAACCTGCCTTCAATAGGTTATACCACGTATTATATTCAAAACAAAAAAACCACCTTTACCAACAATGACGGTGCTACCGCTTCATCCTATGAAAACCCATATTATCGCATCAACTTTGAAAAAGGCGGTATGACTTCAGTTTTTGATAAAGAATTGAATAAAGAACTGTTTGATAATAGCGTATTTAAAACTGGAGATGTATTTACCATGCAGTCTGTTGGTAATGGCGCTGGAGAGTTTGGAGATGTACAACAACCCACCATGGTAAACTATGACCAAGTGAGCACGCATAACCCTGAATGGGAAATTATTGAAAATGGCCCTGTTTACACTAAATATAGGTTAGAACAGCCAATTAAGCATGCTATTGTAAGACAAGATGTAACGCTTTACCATAACCTAAAACGTATTTATTTTGATACAACTTTACGTAATTGGTCAGGAGAACTTTACAGAGAATTTAGAACAGCATTTCCAGTAAACATGGAAAACCCTGAAATAGCTCATGAAGTACCTTTTGGCACGGTAAGAGTTGGAAAAGATGAAATTGAAACCGCTGGGGAGCGCTACACCCCATTGTGTAAAGATGTTCACCCAAGAGCTATTATCGATTGGATTTCAGCAACAGATGAAGAGGTCGCAATAACATTAAGTTCCTCTGTGGCCGCCGCAGATTGGATAGACCCAACGGGAAAAACCGACAACAATATTTTACAGCATTTGCTATTAGCCAGTAGAACCTCGTGTCACTGGGAAGGGAATGAATATTCTCAGGGTGGTAATCACGATTTTCATAATGTGCTCACATCTACCAAAGCAGGTAGTGTATTAGGTCAAAAAATAGCAAAACAAAAAAATGAGCCAATTCAAGTGGTTGTGAACCCCATCACTACGTCAAAACCTTATTTATCGGAAAACTTGAGTTTCTTTTCTATTGATGCTGAAAATATTATTATTACTACCATTAAAAAAGCAGAGGATTCCGAAGATTTAATAGCAAGAATGTATAATGTGGAAGGTAGTACGGAAACCGTAAATGTGTCTTCGTATTTTGATATTAAATCCTATCATCATACAAACATTATCGAAGAAAATCCTGTTCCAGTTGCATCTCAATTAGAAATTGGCAAGTATGCGATAGAAACCTATAGTTTAAAAGTTGATTAA